In a single window of the Acidobacteriota bacterium genome:
- a CDS encoding S9 family peptidase gives MRKITPVLCCILVTSTAFAEEPGRRPTFESVFEQDALALEQLSGVTWLPDAEHFIYFTSRGEQKTLWRGDISGGAPVELADWTAVMKSLSDLRPDYEKPVMSNPNSSASLRVAAVLSPDGTTLVGGFSGDLFLFNLASKEAKFLTSDSTQEIFPAFSPDGTELGFVKNGDVHRLNLETGAISQVTDRGERTYLLNGVADWVYEEELDVERSYWWSPDGSKIAFLQFDERPVGIVPITGDSMPYPELEEQWYPKAGTANPVVKLGVVDLEGGDPSWFDTGEGDFYLPRAGWTPSGEVWVQRLNRDQTEHDLMVGDPKTGKVRTLLTDRDPAWINIRDDLHFLADGRFLWTSERDGWRHLYLYTSDGRSSRQLTSGEWQIENLLGADSDQQNAVIVANRGDHRQRTLFRVDLSNGAIQPIGDSIRGVHSGTVAPDGSYVIDQWSALDMPPRADLIAADGTIVGTFWKSGDQLRGWDLLWPEPGSVTADDGTELFSLLFRPRNFDPTRRYPVVLYVYGGPHSQLTADRWGGSVHNTYRLLAEMGIAVFLVDNRGTWGRGHAFEAAVHRRLGQLEVADQLAAARWLERQSWVDRERIAVYGGSYGGYMTLLCLLKAPEVFHAGVAYAPVTDWALYDTIYTERYMDTPRDNPQGYEVSAPLTYAEDLDSKLLLAHGTMDNNVHFQNSLQMIGKLAAADKEFELVIYPRTRHGIRLSNYRLHFHRKKFEFFKKYLLDNVEE, from the coding sequence ATGCGCAAGATCACGCCTGTCCTGTGCTGCATTCTGGTCACGTCGACTGCATTCGCGGAAGAGCCCGGCAGACGTCCGACCTTCGAGTCAGTCTTCGAGCAAGATGCACTTGCGTTGGAGCAACTGAGTGGCGTCACCTGGCTTCCGGACGCCGAGCATTTCATCTATTTCACTTCCAGAGGTGAACAGAAAACGCTGTGGCGGGGCGATATCTCGGGTGGCGCACCCGTCGAGCTGGCCGACTGGACGGCCGTGATGAAGAGTCTCTCTGACCTTCGACCCGATTACGAGAAACCCGTGATGAGCAATCCGAACAGCTCCGCGTCACTCCGCGTAGCAGCGGTCCTTTCACCGGACGGCACGACGTTGGTCGGCGGCTTCTCCGGGGATCTTTTCCTCTTCAACCTCGCCTCGAAAGAAGCGAAGTTCTTGACCAGCGACAGCACGCAGGAGATCTTTCCCGCGTTCAGCCCGGACGGTACTGAGCTCGGGTTCGTCAAGAACGGTGACGTCCATCGACTGAATCTCGAGACCGGAGCGATTTCACAAGTAACCGACCGGGGCGAACGTACCTACCTGCTCAACGGGGTCGCCGACTGGGTCTACGAGGAGGAGCTTGACGTCGAACGCTCGTACTGGTGGTCGCCGGACGGATCCAAGATTGCATTTCTTCAGTTTGACGAACGTCCGGTTGGCATCGTCCCGATCACCGGAGATTCCATGCCCTACCCCGAGCTCGAAGAGCAGTGGTACCCGAAGGCCGGGACCGCAAATCCGGTCGTGAAGTTGGGCGTCGTCGATCTCGAGGGAGGCGACCCGTCGTGGTTCGATACCGGCGAGGGCGATTTCTACCTGCCGCGCGCCGGATGGACGCCCTCGGGCGAGGTCTGGGTCCAGCGCCTCAACCGCGACCAGACAGAGCACGATCTGATGGTCGGCGACCCGAAAACGGGCAAGGTTCGCACCCTGCTCACCGACCGTGACCCGGCATGGATCAACATCCGCGACGATCTCCATTTTCTGGCCGACGGCAGATTCCTCTGGACATCGGAACGCGACGGGTGGCGCCATCTCTACCTGTACACGTCCGACGGTCGCTCCTCTCGCCAGCTCACCTCCGGTGAATGGCAGATCGAAAATCTCCTCGGCGCCGATAGCGATCAGCAGAACGCGGTCATCGTTGCCAACCGGGGAGACCACCGTCAGCGTACGCTGTTCCGGGTCGATCTCTCAAACGGCGCGATCCAACCGATTGGCGATTCCATCCGAGGAGTTCACAGCGGCACCGTCGCCCCGGACGGCTCGTATGTGATCGACCAGTGGTCGGCCCTCGACATGCCTCCACGAGCCGACCTGATCGCCGCGGACGGGACGATTGTGGGCACGTTCTGGAAATCCGGAGACCAGCTGCGTGGTTGGGACCTGCTGTGGCCGGAACCGGGATCGGTCACCGCGGATGACGGAACCGAGCTCTTCTCCCTGCTCTTCAGGCCCCGGAATTTCGATCCAACCAGGCGCTACCCGGTGGTCCTCTACGTGTACGGCGGCCCACATTCTCAGCTGACCGCCGACCGCTGGGGAGGTTCCGTTCACAACACCTATCGCCTCCTCGCAGAGATGGGCATCGCGGTGTTCCTGGTCGACAACCGCGGCACTTGGGGGCGCGGCCACGCTTTCGAGGCGGCGGTCCATCGGCGGCTCGGCCAACTCGAGGTTGCCGATCAGCTCGCCGCCGCACGCTGGCTCGAGCGGCAATCATGGGTCGATCGAGAACGGATTGCGGTTTACGGCGGCAGCTATGGCGGATACATGACGCTCCTCTGTCTGCTGAAGGCACCCGAAGTTTTCCACGCCGGCGTCGCCTATGCGCCGGTCACCGACTGGGCGCTCTACGACACCATCTACACCGAACGGTACATGGACACTCCCCGGGACAATCCGCAGGGATACGAGGTTTCGGCACCACTCACGTACGCAGAAGACCTCGACAGCAAGTTGCTTCTCGCTCACGGCACGATGGATAACAACGTCCATTTCCAGAACTCGCTGCAGATGATCGGCAAGCTGGCCGCAGCCGACAAGGAATTTGAACTCGTGATCTATCCCCGCACACGTCACGGAATCAGGCTGTCGAATTATCGTCTTCATTTCCATCGAAAAAAGTTTGAATTCTTCAAAAAATATTTACTTGATAATGTCGAGGAATAA
- a CDS encoding PhzF family phenazine biosynthesis protein: MSRNNIMIPYFVIHAFTDEIFGGNPAGVCPLLEWLDDSLMQRIAAENDLSETAFFVPGEDHYELRWFTPTIEVDLCGHATLASAFVLFQELEYQGDMIAFRTQSGDLHVSRTGSYLVMDFPARPAVQIDPFPNLVNSFATPFLEAHKASDLLVVFDSEETVRNLEPEFSELSQLDCTGIIVTAPGEDVDFVSRFFAPQAGIPEDPVTGSAHCTLAPYWADRLGKTELSARQVSERGGELACRVAGDRVHIAGRAALYSRGFLNID, encoded by the coding sequence ATGTCGAGGAATAACATTATGATCCCATATTTCGTAATCCACGCATTTACTGACGAAATTTTCGGCGGGAATCCTGCCGGAGTGTGTCCGCTCTTGGAGTGGCTCGACGACTCACTCATGCAGCGAATTGCAGCCGAAAACGACCTTTCAGAAACTGCCTTCTTCGTGCCCGGAGAAGATCATTACGAGTTGAGGTGGTTCACGCCGACAATCGAGGTCGATCTCTGCGGTCACGCGACCCTGGCCAGCGCCTTCGTCCTCTTCCAGGAACTTGAATACCAGGGAGATATGATCGCATTTCGCACCCAAAGCGGTGACCTGCACGTTTCACGAACCGGCTCGTACCTGGTCATGGATTTCCCGGCTCGGCCGGCCGTGCAAATTGATCCCTTTCCGAATCTCGTGAATTCATTTGCGACTCCTTTTTTGGAAGCTCATAAAGCGAGTGATCTTCTCGTTGTTTTTGATTCTGAGGAAACTGTAAGAAATCTGGAACCAGAATTTTCGGAACTCTCGCAACTCGACTGCACCGGAATTATTGTCACCGCTCCCGGAGAAGATGTGGATTTCGTTTCTCGTTTCTTTGCACCACAGGCTGGAATTCCCGAGGATCCGGTGACGGGATCGGCGCACTGCACGCTCGCTCCCTATTGGGCTGACCGGCTGGGGAAGACGGAACTGTCGGCGCGACAGGTCTCGGAACGGGGGGGTGAGCTCGCCTGCCGGGTCGCTGGTGACCGGGTCCATATCGCCGGTCGCGCGGCCCTGTACTCCAGAGGATTCCTGAATATCGACTGA
- a CDS encoding class I SAM-dependent methyltransferase, with protein sequence MPEDVFSLNRQAWNAQVECGNRWTVPVSSEEIAAARRGEWQIVLTPTRPVPRSWFPNLDGAKVLCLASGGGQQGPLLAAAGAQVTVFDASPKQLEKDRMVAARDGLELATIEGDMADLGVFEGGAFDLIVNPVSNSFVANVHPVWAECARVLRPGGDLLAGFTNPLRYLFPYDLEHDSDLLCVAHRIPYSDLESLSEEQKRQMVEAGEPFEFSHTLSDQIAGQILAGFVLTGFYEDHYHSEDDELSKYIPSFIATRARRAQP encoded by the coding sequence GTGCCAGAGGACGTATTTTCGTTGAACCGGCAGGCCTGGAACGCGCAGGTCGAATGTGGGAACCGCTGGACCGTGCCGGTTTCGTCTGAAGAGATCGCGGCCGCACGCCGTGGCGAGTGGCAGATTGTCCTCACCCCGACGAGGCCAGTACCTCGCTCCTGGTTCCCGAATCTCGACGGCGCGAAAGTCCTGTGTCTCGCTTCGGGGGGCGGCCAGCAGGGTCCGCTTCTCGCCGCTGCCGGCGCGCAGGTGACCGTGTTCGACGCCTCACCCAAGCAGCTCGAGAAGGACCGGATGGTCGCTGCCCGGGATGGACTCGAGTTGGCCACCATCGAAGGCGACATGGCCGACCTCGGTGTATTCGAGGGCGGAGCGTTCGACCTCATCGTCAACCCGGTCTCGAACTCCTTCGTAGCGAACGTCCACCCGGTCTGGGCGGAATGTGCCCGCGTGCTCCGGCCTGGCGGAGACCTGCTCGCAGGTTTCACCAACCCGCTGCGATATCTTTTCCCATACGATCTGGAGCACGACTCAGACCTCCTCTGTGTCGCCCATCGAATCCCCTACTCGGATCTCGAGTCACTCAGCGAAGAACAGAAGCGGCAGATGGTAGAAGCGGGAGAGCCGTTTGAGTTCAGCCACACACTCTCCGACCAGATCGCCGGACAGATTCTGGCGGGTTTCGTGCTCACCGGTTTCTACGAGGACCACTACCACTCCGAAGACGACGAGCTTTCGAAGTACATCCCGTCTTTCATCGCCACCAGGGCTCGAAGGGCACAACCGTGA
- a CDS encoding pyridoxamine 5'-phosphate oxidase family protein, which translates to MRRRDREITDRGEIDRIIHAAEVCRIAMAREDQPYVVPLSFGYDDEVIYIHTSKSGRKIDFFESNKRICFEVETNVSLQVDEEDACEWTFAFESVIGYGTISELASSAEKTHGLNQIMRHYSGRDWNIDRAATATTRVWQIEIESITGKRSVEKPPT; encoded by the coding sequence GTGAGGCGCCGCGACAGGGAGATCACGGATCGCGGCGAGATCGATCGGATCATCCACGCCGCAGAGGTTTGCCGGATCGCCATGGCGCGAGAGGATCAACCGTACGTCGTGCCTCTTTCCTTCGGCTACGACGACGAAGTCATCTACATCCACACCTCCAAATCGGGGCGAAAGATCGACTTTTTCGAGTCCAACAAACGTATCTGTTTCGAGGTCGAAACCAACGTCTCGCTCCAGGTCGACGAAGAGGACGCGTGCGAATGGACCTTCGCCTTCGAAAGCGTGATCGGCTACGGCACAATCTCTGAACTCGCCTCCAGCGCCGAAAAGACGCACGGGCTCAACCAGATCATGCGGCACTACTCGGGGCGCGACTGGAATATCGATCGGGCGGCCACTGCGACTACTCGCGTCTGGCAAATCGAGATCGAGTCGATCACCGGCAAACGGTCTGTGGAAAAACCACCGACGTAA